From a region of the Labrus mixtus chromosome 5, fLabMix1.1, whole genome shotgun sequence genome:
- the ikbkb gene encoding inhibitor of nuclear factor kappa-B kinase subunit beta, producing the protein MSRVPLQQPQSCGPWERKERLGTGGFGNVTKWQNKDTEEQIAVKQCRQEMSERNKERWCLEIQIMKKLDHVNVVAAREVPEEMKKLVAPHHPPLLAMEYCQGGDLRKYLNLLENCCGMREGSVLILLCDISSALTYLHKMRIIHRDLKPENIVLQQGEKRLIHKIIDLGYAKELDQSSICVSFVGTLQYLAPELIERQKYTVKVDYWSFGTLVFECITGYRPFLPTWQPVPWHNKLRLKQDDDIVVQEDLSGEVRYSKHVPQPNNLNSLLLEKMERWLQLMLKWSPQERGIDPEATPSNCFSQLDVILKLKLVHVLNMMSAKILTYSVSEDETVANLQLRIEKDTSILAANQELLLEAGIALEPQGLATQCAIDYTEIDGRRTDLPLVFLFDRSSCSYEPQFAPRTLPDNIRFAQSDPKHVLPYSPLRRTCGQAWHTIRSLKEDWQRLQQGQKAAIMSLLRHNSSLSKQKNEMVSMYQRLMAKLDFFTTSIHVDMDKYQEQTATGIASEKLLGVWREMEQKAISCDQAKVSELEEEMMHLQQDIVDVQRQPWRSGEALDTLEGKAMELFRKLREKPRDQRCPGDSQEMVRLVFQAVQFYEKKLRDFYTHLSKTALCRQRVMELLPKVEGVVQRMAESEQVLMSLQERRQRELWNLLKVACSKIPSPVSGTPDGLRTPSSGPLLTPRHSLQQFDESLVEESRTFESRLQSLLHDTIQESDGSMEMLSEWTWMHGGQNFSSDLS; encoded by the exons ATGAGTCGAGTCCCTCTACAGCAGCCGCAGAGCTGTGGGCCGTGGGAGCGGAAGGAGCGTCTGGGGACTGGAGGCTTTGGGAATGTCACAAAATGGCAAAATAAG gacACAGAGGAGCAGATCGCTGTAAAGCAGTGCCGTCAGGAGATGAgcgagagaaacaaagaaagatggTGTCTGGAGATCCAGATCATGAAGAA GCTGGATCATGTCAACGTTGTTGCAGCCAGAGAGGTCCCTGAAGAAATGAAGAAACTGGTGGCCCCGCATCACCCGCCACTGCTGGCCATGGAGTACTGCCAGGGAGGAGATCTGAGAAAG TATCTGAACCTCCTGGAGAACTGCTGTGGAATGAGGGAGGGCTCCGTTCTGATTCTGTTATGTGACATCT CCTCGGCACTCACCTACCTCCACAAGATGAGGATCATCCACAGAGACCTGAAACCAGAAAACATTGTGCTGCAGCAGGGAGAGAAACGA CTGATTCATAAGATTATCGATCTCGGCTACGCTAAAGAGTTGGACCAGAGCAGCATCTGCGTCTCATTTGTTGGGACACTTCAGTACTTG gCTCCAGAGCTCATAGAGAGGCAGAAGTACACGGTCAAAGTGGACTACTGGAGCTTCGGCACTTTGGTGTTTGAGTGTATCACAGGATATCGCCCTTTCTTACCAACCTGGCAACCTGTTCCATG GCACAACAAACTGAGGCTGAAACAGGACGATGACATTGTCGTCCAAGAGGACCTCTCAGGAGAAGTGCGTTACTCCAAACATGTGCCCCAGCCCAACAACCTCAACAG TCTGTTATTAGAGAAAATGGAGAGGTGGCTGCAGTTGATGTTGAAGTGGTCTCCTCAGGAGAGAGGCATAGACCCCGAGGCTACACCCAGCAACTGCTTCTCCCAGCTGGATGTCATACTGAAGCTCAAG CTGGTTCATGTCCTGAACATGATGTCTGCTAagatcctgacatactcagtCTCAGAGGACGAGACAGTGGCCAATCTGCAGTTGAGGATCGAAAAAGACACCAGCATCCttgcagccaatcaggagctgCTGCTTGAGGCGGGGATAGCTCTGGAGCCTCAAGGGCTGGCCACCCAATGCGCCATAGATTACACA GAGATCGATGGCCGACGGACAGACCTGCCTCTGGTCTTCCTGTTTGATCGCTCCTCCTGCAGCTATGAACCTCAGTTTGCTCCTCGCACCCTTCCGGACAACATCCGCTTTGCCC AAAGCGACCCGAAACACGTCCTTCCTTACAGCCCTCTGAGGAGGACTTGCGGTCAGGCGTGGCACACCATCCGTTCCCTGAAAGAGGActggcagaggctgcagcagggACAGAAAGCTGCCAT CATGAGCCTGCTGAGACACAACTCCTCGCTGTCCAAACAGAAGAATGAGATGGTGTCCATGTATCAGAGACTCATGGCCAAGCTGGACTTCTTCACTACCAGCATTCACGTAGACATGGACAAATACCAGGAGCAGACCGCCACTGGGATCG CATCAGAGAAACTCCTTGGCGTGTGGAGGGAGATGGAGCAAAAAGCTATCAGCTGTGATCAG GCCAAGGTGAGTgaactggaggaggagatgatgcATCTGCAGCAGGACATAGTGGACGTGCAGAGACAGCCGTGGAGGAGTGGAGAAGCTCTGGACACACT TGAAGGAAAAGCCATGGAGCTGTTCCGCAAACTCAGAGAGAAACCCCGAG ACCAAAGGTGTCCAGGGGACAGTCAGGAGATGGTGCGGCTGGTCTTTCAGGCAGTGCAGTTCTATGAAAAGAAACTGAGAGACTTCTACACACACCTCAG TAAGACCGCCTTGTGCCGTCAGCGTGTGATGGAGCTGCTGCCCAAGGTGGAGGGAGTGGTTCAGAGGATGGCAGAGAGCGAGCAGGTGCTGATGagtctgcaggagaggagacagagggagctGTGGAACCTGCTCAAAGTGGCCTGT agtAAAATTCCCAGCCCAGTGAGTGGAACTCCTGATGGTTTACGGACCCCGTCTTCAGGGCCTCTGCTGACCCCAAGACACAGCTTACAGCAGTT TGATGAGTCTCTGGTGGAGGAGAGCAGGACGTTTGAGAGTCGACTCCAGAGTTTGCTGCATGACACCATCCAGGAGTCAGATGGCAGTATGGAG ATGTTGAGCGAATGGACGTGGATGCACGGCGGACAGAATTTCTCCAGTGACCTGTCCTAA
- the vdac3 gene encoding voltage-dependent anion-selective channel protein 3 isoform X3, whose product MAVPPAYTDLGKSAKDIFSKGFGYGILKLDVKTKAQSGVEFTTSGSNNTDTGKSGGHLETKYKVSDLGLNFTQKWNTDNTLTTEITIEDQLAKGLKLSLDTSFVPNTGKKSAKLKTGYKRDFVNMGCDLDFDMAGPTVHGAAVLGYEGWLAGYQLAFDTAKSKLTQNNFALGYKAGDFQLHTSVNDSTEFGGSIYQKVNCNLETAVQLAWTAGSNNTRFGIGAKYQLDKDASLSAKVDNACLVGVGYTQTLRPGVKLTLSGLIDGKNVNGGGHKVGMGFELEA is encoded by the exons ATGGCCGTCCCCCCTGCATACACAGACTTGGGAAAATCCGCCAAAGACATCTTCAGCAAGGGCTTTG GATATGGAATTCTCAAGCTGGACGTTAAGACCAAGGCTCAGAGTGGTGTT GAGTTTACCACCTCCGGCTCCAATAACACGGACACAGGAAAGTCAGGAGGCCACCTGGAGACCAAGTACAAAGTGAGCGACCTGGGACTCAACTTCACCCAGAAGTGGAACACAGACAACACTCTCACCACAGAAATCACTATTGAGGACCAG cTGGCTAAGGGACTGAAGCTCAGTCTGGACACGTCATTTGTGCCCAATACTGG TAAGAAGAGTGCCAAGCTGAAGACCGGCTACAAGCGTGACTTTGTCAACATGGGCTGCGACCTTGACTTCGACATGGCCGGTCCCACCGTCCACGGGGCCGCTGTGCTGGGCTACGAGGGCTGGCTGGCCGGCTACCAGTTGGCTTTCGACACCGCCAAATCTAAACTGACCCAGAACAACTTTGCCCTTGGATACAAGGCCGGTGACTTCCAGCTTCACACCAGCGT TAATGATAGCACAGAGTTTGGTGGCTCCATTTACCAGAAGGTGAACTGCAACCTGGAGACAGCGGTCCAACTGGCCTGGACAGCCGGCAGCAACAACACACGCTTCGGAATTGGAGCCAAATACCAGCTGGATAAGGATGCTTCTCTGTCT GCCAAAGTTGACAACGCCTGCCTTGTTGGAGTAGGATACACACAAACCCTCAGGCCAG GAGTGAAGCTCACCCTCTCAGGCCTGATTGACGGGAAAAACGTGAACGGCGGTGGACACAAAGTGGGCATGGGATTTGAGCTGGAGGCGTAA
- the vdac3 gene encoding voltage-dependent anion-selective channel protein 3 isoform X2 — MAEKGVVVQKEKAGNGKQAVNKGQCVTCEHHAPKGHGTMAVPPAYTDLGKSAKDIFSKGFGYGILKLDVKTKAQSGVEFTTSGSNNTDTGKSGGHLETKYKVSDLGLNFTQKWNTDNTLTTEITIEDQLAKGLKLSLDTSFVPNTGKKSAKLKTGYKRDFVNMGCDLDFDMAGPTVHGAAVLGYEGWLAGYQLAFDTAKSKLTQNNFALGYKAGDFQLHTSVNDSTEFGGSIYQKVNCNLETAVQLAWTAGSNNTRFGIGAKYQLDKDASLSAKVDNACLVGVGYTQTLRPGVKLTLSGLIDGKNVNGGGHKVGMGFELEA, encoded by the exons ATGGCAGAGAAAGGAGTGGTGGTGCAGAAGGAAAAGGCAGGAAATGGCAAGCAAGCAGTGAACAAAGGCCAGTGTGTGACATGTGAACACCACGCACCCAAGGGACATG GCACAATGGCCGTCCCCCCTGCATACACAGACTTGGGAAAATCCGCCAAAGACATCTTCAGCAAGGGCTTTG GATATGGAATTCTCAAGCTGGACGTTAAGACCAAGGCTCAGAGTGGTGTT GAGTTTACCACCTCCGGCTCCAATAACACGGACACAGGAAAGTCAGGAGGCCACCTGGAGACCAAGTACAAAGTGAGCGACCTGGGACTCAACTTCACCCAGAAGTGGAACACAGACAACACTCTCACCACAGAAATCACTATTGAGGACCAG cTGGCTAAGGGACTGAAGCTCAGTCTGGACACGTCATTTGTGCCCAATACTGG TAAGAAGAGTGCCAAGCTGAAGACCGGCTACAAGCGTGACTTTGTCAACATGGGCTGCGACCTTGACTTCGACATGGCCGGTCCCACCGTCCACGGGGCCGCTGTGCTGGGCTACGAGGGCTGGCTGGCCGGCTACCAGTTGGCTTTCGACACCGCCAAATCTAAACTGACCCAGAACAACTTTGCCCTTGGATACAAGGCCGGTGACTTCCAGCTTCACACCAGCGT TAATGATAGCACAGAGTTTGGTGGCTCCATTTACCAGAAGGTGAACTGCAACCTGGAGACAGCGGTCCAACTGGCCTGGACAGCCGGCAGCAACAACACACGCTTCGGAATTGGAGCCAAATACCAGCTGGATAAGGATGCTTCTCTGTCT GCCAAAGTTGACAACGCCTGCCTTGTTGGAGTAGGATACACACAAACCCTCAGGCCAG GAGTGAAGCTCACCCTCTCAGGCCTGATTGACGGGAAAAACGTGAACGGCGGTGGACACAAAGTGGGCATGGGATTTGAGCTGGAGGCGTAA
- the vdac3 gene encoding voltage-dependent anion-selective channel protein 3 isoform X1 — MVSKKTDMAEKGVVVQKEKAGNGKQAVNKGQCVTCEHHAPKGHGTMAVPPAYTDLGKSAKDIFSKGFGYGILKLDVKTKAQSGVEFTTSGSNNTDTGKSGGHLETKYKVSDLGLNFTQKWNTDNTLTTEITIEDQLAKGLKLSLDTSFVPNTGKKSAKLKTGYKRDFVNMGCDLDFDMAGPTVHGAAVLGYEGWLAGYQLAFDTAKSKLTQNNFALGYKAGDFQLHTSVNDSTEFGGSIYQKVNCNLETAVQLAWTAGSNNTRFGIGAKYQLDKDASLSAKVDNACLVGVGYTQTLRPGVKLTLSGLIDGKNVNGGGHKVGMGFELEA; from the exons ATGGTCAGCAAAAAGACAG ACATGGCAGAGAAAGGAGTGGTGGTGCAGAAGGAAAAGGCAGGAAATGGCAAGCAAGCAGTGAACAAAGGCCAGTGTGTGACATGTGAACACCACGCACCCAAGGGACATG GCACAATGGCCGTCCCCCCTGCATACACAGACTTGGGAAAATCCGCCAAAGACATCTTCAGCAAGGGCTTTG GATATGGAATTCTCAAGCTGGACGTTAAGACCAAGGCTCAGAGTGGTGTT GAGTTTACCACCTCCGGCTCCAATAACACGGACACAGGAAAGTCAGGAGGCCACCTGGAGACCAAGTACAAAGTGAGCGACCTGGGACTCAACTTCACCCAGAAGTGGAACACAGACAACACTCTCACCACAGAAATCACTATTGAGGACCAG cTGGCTAAGGGACTGAAGCTCAGTCTGGACACGTCATTTGTGCCCAATACTGG TAAGAAGAGTGCCAAGCTGAAGACCGGCTACAAGCGTGACTTTGTCAACATGGGCTGCGACCTTGACTTCGACATGGCCGGTCCCACCGTCCACGGGGCCGCTGTGCTGGGCTACGAGGGCTGGCTGGCCGGCTACCAGTTGGCTTTCGACACCGCCAAATCTAAACTGACCCAGAACAACTTTGCCCTTGGATACAAGGCCGGTGACTTCCAGCTTCACACCAGCGT TAATGATAGCACAGAGTTTGGTGGCTCCATTTACCAGAAGGTGAACTGCAACCTGGAGACAGCGGTCCAACTGGCCTGGACAGCCGGCAGCAACAACACACGCTTCGGAATTGGAGCCAAATACCAGCTGGATAAGGATGCTTCTCTGTCT GCCAAAGTTGACAACGCCTGCCTTGTTGGAGTAGGATACACACAAACCCTCAGGCCAG GAGTGAAGCTCACCCTCTCAGGCCTGATTGACGGGAAAAACGTGAACGGCGGTGGACACAAAGTGGGCATGGGATTTGAGCTGGAGGCGTAA
- the enkd1 gene encoding enkurin domain-containing protein 1 isoform X1 encodes MCVCTVAMVRNIRTSVDTSISVISAREQNPQLIKKPILKLQMCEGPSSISGPIPPDPSLFPQYYKRPASARGRLEGHHNGTLALLSGPLAPDPVLYPGCYSARSPAHPPRIGPNATHILERGQRGVVGELLKLDGVAITPVPKQKKRVQDFGKENVLRLREIQRRCKEQDAERSQSRPVPVKALWTSSKYQNVPSRVMMQLQVSSSTAKPPCQNFLKAHSKGGSAATPRPQSDTSLVFLKRPASCNSIEDQNLELQVQGRTIDFVKHNARAAGKTVLRRSQSLTNLGNKPIPSAVKGQVPQYLEERKAQWQKEEEERKRNAPDPSTPAGHTLMPESERQETLKSLKDTHRSLVTELLSLPLKADSLSVRSRRAHLDCRLSEIEEAIKIFSRDKVYVKIDS; translated from the exons ATGTGCGTCTGCACCGTTGCCATGGTGAGGAACATTCGAACAAGTGTTGATACCTCGATCAGCGTCATCAGTGCGCGTGAACAAAATCCCCAGCTGATAAAGAAGCCGATATTAAAG CTTCAGATGTGCGAGGGACCTTCATCCATTTCTGGCCCAATCCCACCTGACCCTTCTTTGTTTCCTCAGTACTACAAGCGACCTGCTTCAG CTCGTGGTCGTTTAGAGGGACACCACAATGGGACTTTGGCCTTGCTCTCAGGGCCACTTGCTCCAGATCCGGTTTTGTACCCTGGCTGCTACAGTGCTCGTTCTCCAGCGCATCCTCCTCGTATTGGCCCCAATGCTACCCATATCCTggaaagaggacagagaggagtaGTGGGGGAACTACTCAAACTAGATGGTGTCGCCATTACCCCTGTTCCAAAACAGA aAAAACGGGTACAAGATTTTGGCAAAGAGAATGTACTCCGGCTCAGAGAAATCCAAAGACGCTGCAAAGAGCAGGACGCTGAGAGATCCCAGTCTCGTCCAGTTCCAGTCAAAGCGCTCTGGACCTCCTCCAAATACCAGAATGTCCCATCCAGGGTGATGATGCAGCTTCAA GTTTCTAGTTCAACTGCTAAACCACCGTGTCAAAACTTTCTGAAGGCCCACTCCAAAGGGGGATCTGCTGCCACCCCAAGACCACAGTCCGATACCTCTCTGGTATTTTTGAAACGCCCCGCATCCTGCAACTCTATAGAGGACCAGAACCTGGAA TTACAGGTGCAAGGCAGGACCATAGACTTTGTTAAACATAATGCCCGGGCTGCAGGAAAAACTGTGCTGCGTCGGTCCCAGTCACTGACAAACCTCGGAAATAAGCCGATCCCCAGTGCAGTTAAGGGTCAGGTGCCTCAGTA TCTTGAGGAAAGGAAGGCGCAGTggcaaaaagaggaggaggagaggaaaagaaacgCTCCTGATCCTTCAACTCCAGCtggtcacacactgatgcctGAAagtgagagacaggaaacactgaagtccCTCAAAGACA CGCATCGCTCCCTGGTCACTGAGCTTCTGTCACTCCCTCTCAAAGCTGACAGCCTGAGTGTTCGCTCACGTCGAGCTCATCTTGATTGCAGGCTTTCTGAAATTGAGGAGGCCATTAAGATATTCTCCAGGGACAAGGTTTATGTTAAAATAGATTCCTAA
- the enkd1 gene encoding enkurin domain-containing protein 1 isoform X2, producing the protein MCEGPSSISGPIPPDPSLFPQYYKRPASARGRLEGHHNGTLALLSGPLAPDPVLYPGCYSARSPAHPPRIGPNATHILERGQRGVVGELLKLDGVAITPVPKQKKRVQDFGKENVLRLREIQRRCKEQDAERSQSRPVPVKALWTSSKYQNVPSRVMMQLQVSSSTAKPPCQNFLKAHSKGGSAATPRPQSDTSLVFLKRPASCNSIEDQNLELQVQGRTIDFVKHNARAAGKTVLRRSQSLTNLGNKPIPSAVKGQVPQYLEERKAQWQKEEEERKRNAPDPSTPAGHTLMPESERQETLKSLKDTHRSLVTELLSLPLKADSLSVRSRRAHLDCRLSEIEEAIKIFSRDKVYVKIDS; encoded by the exons ATGTGCGAGGGACCTTCATCCATTTCTGGCCCAATCCCACCTGACCCTTCTTTGTTTCCTCAGTACTACAAGCGACCTGCTTCAG CTCGTGGTCGTTTAGAGGGACACCACAATGGGACTTTGGCCTTGCTCTCAGGGCCACTTGCTCCAGATCCGGTTTTGTACCCTGGCTGCTACAGTGCTCGTTCTCCAGCGCATCCTCCTCGTATTGGCCCCAATGCTACCCATATCCTggaaagaggacagagaggagtaGTGGGGGAACTACTCAAACTAGATGGTGTCGCCATTACCCCTGTTCCAAAACAGA aAAAACGGGTACAAGATTTTGGCAAAGAGAATGTACTCCGGCTCAGAGAAATCCAAAGACGCTGCAAAGAGCAGGACGCTGAGAGATCCCAGTCTCGTCCAGTTCCAGTCAAAGCGCTCTGGACCTCCTCCAAATACCAGAATGTCCCATCCAGGGTGATGATGCAGCTTCAA GTTTCTAGTTCAACTGCTAAACCACCGTGTCAAAACTTTCTGAAGGCCCACTCCAAAGGGGGATCTGCTGCCACCCCAAGACCACAGTCCGATACCTCTCTGGTATTTTTGAAACGCCCCGCATCCTGCAACTCTATAGAGGACCAGAACCTGGAA TTACAGGTGCAAGGCAGGACCATAGACTTTGTTAAACATAATGCCCGGGCTGCAGGAAAAACTGTGCTGCGTCGGTCCCAGTCACTGACAAACCTCGGAAATAAGCCGATCCCCAGTGCAGTTAAGGGTCAGGTGCCTCAGTA TCTTGAGGAAAGGAAGGCGCAGTggcaaaaagaggaggaggagaggaaaagaaacgCTCCTGATCCTTCAACTCCAGCtggtcacacactgatgcctGAAagtgagagacaggaaacactgaagtccCTCAAAGACA CGCATCGCTCCCTGGTCACTGAGCTTCTGTCACTCCCTCTCAAAGCTGACAGCCTGAGTGTTCGCTCACGTCGAGCTCATCTTGATTGCAGGCTTTCTGAAATTGAGGAGGCCATTAAGATATTCTCCAGGGACAAGGTTTATGTTAAAATAGATTCCTAA